One genomic window of Erinaceus europaeus chromosome 7, mEriEur2.1, whole genome shotgun sequence includes the following:
- the PPP1R7 gene encoding protein phosphatase 1 regulatory subunit 7 isoform X1 — translation MAAEQSPQPTQEMMEVDRRVESEESGDEEGKRQGCTLVAELSQQSLKDGEEPREENPEGQEPPVDMDTISLDRDAEDVDLNHYRIRKIEGFEVLRKVKTLCLRQNLIKCIENLEALQGLRELDLYDNQIRKIENLEALAELEILDISFNLLRTIEGIDKLTRLKKLFLVNNKISKIENLSSLQELQMLELGSNRIRAIENLDALGSLESLFLGKNKITKLQNMDALTNLTVLSMQSNRLTKMEGLQSLVNLRELYLSHNGIEVIEGLENNNKLTMLDIAANRIRKIENISHLTELQEFWMNDNLLDSWGDLDELKGAARLETVYLERNPLQKDPQYRRKIVLALPSVRQIDATFVRF, via the exons TTGACAGGCGGGTGGAATCCGAAGAATCAGGCGACGAGGAGGGGAAGCGGCAGGGCTGCACCCTGGTGGCCGAGCTGAGCCAGCAGAGCCTGAAGGACGGCGAGGAGCCGAGGGAGGAGAACCCCGAAG GGCAGGAGCCACCCGTGGACATGGACACCATCAGCCTGGACAGAGATGCCGAG GACGTGGACCTGAACCACTACCGTATCAGGAAGATCGAGGGCTTCGAGGTGCTGAGGAAGGTCAAG ACGCTGTGCCTGCGGCAGAACCTCATCAAGTGCATCGAGAACCTGGAGGCGCTGCAAGGCCTGCGCGAGCTGGACCTCTACGACAACCAGATCCGCAAGATCGAGAACCTGGAGGCGCTGGCTGAGCTGGA GATCCTAGATATTTCTTTTAACCTGCTGCGAACCATCGAGGGGATCGACAAGCTGACGCGGCTGAAAAAACTCTTCTTGGTCAACAACAAAATCAGCAAAATCGAGAACTTGAGCAGCTTACAGGAACTGCAGATGCTGGAGCTGGGCTCCAACCGCATCCGG gcCATCGAGAACCTGGACGCACTGGGCAGCCTGGAGAGCTTGTTTCTGGGGAAGAACAAGATCACAAAGCTGCAGAACATGGACGCGCTCACCAACCTGACCGTCCTCAGCATGCAG AGCAACCGGCTGACCAAGATGGAGGGTCTGCAGAGCCTGGTGAACCTGCGGGAGCTGTACCTCAGCCACAACGGCATCGAGGTCATCGAGGGCCTGGAGAACAAC aACAAGCTCACCATGCTGGACATCGCAGCCAACAGGATCAGGAAGATCGAGAACATCAGCCACCTCACGGAGCTGCAGGAGTTCTGG ATGAATGACAACCTCCTGGACAGCTGGGGTGACCTGGACGAGCTGAAGGGCGCGGCACGCCTGGAGACGGTCTACCTGGAGCGGAACCCGCTGCAGAAGGACCCGCAGTACCGGCGCAAGATCGTGCTGGCGCTGCCCTCCGTGCGGCAGATCGACGCCACCTTTGTGCGCTTCTGA
- the PPP1R7 gene encoding protein phosphatase 1 regulatory subunit 7 isoform X2, which translates to MAAEQSPQPTQEMMEVDRRVESEESGDEEGKRQGCTLVAELSQQSLKDGEEPREENPEGQEPPVDMDTISLDRDAEDVDLNHYRIRKIEGFEVLRKVKTLCLRQNLIKCIENLEALQGLRELDLYDNQIRKIENLEALAELEILDISFNLLRTIEGIDKLTRLKKLFLVNNKISKIENLSSLQELQMLELGSNRIRSNRLTKMEGLQSLVNLRELYLSHNGIEVIEGLENNNKLTMLDIAANRIRKIENISHLTELQEFWMNDNLLDSWGDLDELKGAARLETVYLERNPLQKDPQYRRKIVLALPSVRQIDATFVRF; encoded by the exons TTGACAGGCGGGTGGAATCCGAAGAATCAGGCGACGAGGAGGGGAAGCGGCAGGGCTGCACCCTGGTGGCCGAGCTGAGCCAGCAGAGCCTGAAGGACGGCGAGGAGCCGAGGGAGGAGAACCCCGAAG GGCAGGAGCCACCCGTGGACATGGACACCATCAGCCTGGACAGAGATGCCGAG GACGTGGACCTGAACCACTACCGTATCAGGAAGATCGAGGGCTTCGAGGTGCTGAGGAAGGTCAAG ACGCTGTGCCTGCGGCAGAACCTCATCAAGTGCATCGAGAACCTGGAGGCGCTGCAAGGCCTGCGCGAGCTGGACCTCTACGACAACCAGATCCGCAAGATCGAGAACCTGGAGGCGCTGGCTGAGCTGGA GATCCTAGATATTTCTTTTAACCTGCTGCGAACCATCGAGGGGATCGACAAGCTGACGCGGCTGAAAAAACTCTTCTTGGTCAACAACAAAATCAGCAAAATCGAGAACTTGAGCAGCTTACAGGAACTGCAGATGCTGGAGCTGGGCTCCAACCGCATCCGG AGCAACCGGCTGACCAAGATGGAGGGTCTGCAGAGCCTGGTGAACCTGCGGGAGCTGTACCTCAGCCACAACGGCATCGAGGTCATCGAGGGCCTGGAGAACAAC aACAAGCTCACCATGCTGGACATCGCAGCCAACAGGATCAGGAAGATCGAGAACATCAGCCACCTCACGGAGCTGCAGGAGTTCTGG ATGAATGACAACCTCCTGGACAGCTGGGGTGACCTGGACGAGCTGAAGGGCGCGGCACGCCTGGAGACGGTCTACCTGGAGCGGAACCCGCTGCAGAAGGACCCGCAGTACCGGCGCAAGATCGTGCTGGCGCTGCCCTCCGTGCGGCAGATCGACGCCACCTTTGTGCGCTTCTGA
- the ANO7 gene encoding anoctamin-7 codes for MRTEAGAVHYQLLSVPWTVLCYYAEDLCLKLPLQELPSQASNWSSRLLARLGLPNPLLDEVPDMPPEVYSCQFKVSKLARFLGSDNQDTFFSSTQRHQIIFEILAKTPYGHERKGLLGIEQLLAQGVFRAAFPLHDGPFKLPPEGPQAPRLNPRQVLFRHWAQWRQWHKYQPLDHVRGYFGEKVALYFAWLGFYTAWLLPAAVVGTLVFLAGCFLVFSDTPTQELCHSGDGFWMCPLCANCPFWKLSSTCTLVQVGRLFNHGGTVLFSTFMALWAVLFLEHWKGQSATLAYRWGCSDYEDMEERPRPQFAAAAPTTSLNPITGQDEPYFPPTSRFRRMLAGSVLVLMMVAVVVVFLVAIILYRAIMAVLVSRSPNTVLAAWSSRIASLTCSVINLVFILLLSKVYVALARLLTSWEMHRTQTKFEDAFTLKVFIFQSVNFYSSPIYIAFFKGRFVGYPGNYHTLFGIRNEECAAGGCLMELAQELLVIMVGKQLVNNAQELLCPKLRGWWQKCRLRAKGAALTGAQEPWEADYELLPCEGLFEEYLEMVLQFGFVTIFVAACPLAPLFALLNNWVELRVDARKFVCQCRRPVAERAQDIGVWFHILAAITHLAVLSNAYLLAFSSDFLPRAFYRWTRDSQLRGFLNFTLAHAPPTFAAAHNHTCRYEAFREDDGQFSRTFWNLLAIRLAFVIVFEHVVFSVGWALDLLVPDVPEAVGIKVKREYYLAKQALAENEALSGPNATEGVRPPGSETRTEAGDRGPWPRAHRVTEPAGACRP; via the exons ATGCGGACGGAGGCAGGCGCCGTGCACTACCAGCTGCTCAGCGTGCCCTGGACTGTCCTCTGCTACTATGCTGAGGACCTGTGTCTGAAGCTGCCACTGCAG GAGCTGCCCAGCCAGGCCTCCAACTGGTCCTCCCGTCTGCTGGCGCGGCTGggactgcccaaccccctgctgGATGAGGTGCCCGACATGCCCCCCGAGGTCTACTCCTGCCAGTTCAAAGTGAGCAAGTTGGCCAG GTTCCTGGGCAGTGACAACCAGGACACCTTCTTCTCCAGCACCCAGAGGCATCAAATT ATCTTTGAGATCCTGGCCAAGACCCCTTATGGCCACGAGAGGAAGGGGCTGCTTGGGATAGAGCAGCTGCTGGCGCAGGGGGTCTTCAGAGCTGCCTTCCCGCTGCATGAC GGCCCCTTCAAGCTGCCCCCTGAGGGCCCCCAGGCTCCTCGGCTCAACCCACGGCAGGTGCTGTTCCGGCACTGGGCCCAATGGCGCCAGTGGCACAAGTACCAACCCCTGGACCACGTGCGTGGCTACTTCGGGGAGAAAGTGGCCTTGTACTTCGCCTGGCTGG gcttctACACAGCCTGGCTCCTACCGGCTGCGGTGGTGGGCACCCTGGTGTTCCTGGCAGGCTGCTTCCTGGTGTTCTCAGACACACCCAC ACAGGAGCTGTGTCACAGTGGCGACGGCTTTTGGATGTGTCCACTCTGTGCCAACTGCCCCTTTTGGAAACTGTCCAGCACCTGCACCCTGGTCCAG GTCGGCCGGCTGTTCAACCATGGGGGCACCGTGCTCTTCAGCACTTTCATGGCGCTGTGGGCGGTGCTGTTCCTCGAGCACTGGAAGGGCCAGAGCGCCACGCTGGCCTACCGCTGGGGCTGCTCCGACTATGAGGACATGGAG GAGAGGCCCAGGCCCCAGTTTGCCGCGGCTGCCCCCACGACATCCCTGAATCCCATCACCGGCCAGGATGAGCCCTACTTCCCACCCACGAGCCGCTTCCGCCGCATGCTGGCCGGCTCCGTGCTGGTCCTGATGATG GTGGCTGTGGTGGtcgtgttcctggtggccatcatcCTGTACCGCGCCATCATGGCTGTGCTGGTGTCTCGGTCCCCAAACACTGTGCTGGCGGCCTGG TCCTCCCGCATCGCCAGCCTTACGTGCTCTGTGATCAACCTTGTGTTCATCCTCCTGCTCTCCAAGGTGTACGTGGCCCTGGCGCGTCTGCTCACCAGCTGGG AGATGCACCGGACCCAGACCAAGTTTGAGGACGCCTTCACACTCAAGGTCTTCATCTTCCAGTCCGTCAACTTCTATTCTTCCCCCATCTACATCGCCTTCTTCAAGGGCAG GTTTGTGGGGTACCCCGGCAACTACCACACCTTGTTTGGCATCCGCAACGAGGAG TGTGCGGCGGGCGGCTGCCTCATGGAGCTGGCGCAGGAGCTGCTGGTGATCATGGTGGGCAAACAGCTGGTCAACAACGCCCAGGAGCTGCTCTGCCC GAAGTTGAGGGGCTGGTGGCAGAAGTGCCGGCTGCGGGCCAAGGGGGCGGCCCTGACGGGGGCACAGGAGCCCTGGGAGGCCGACTATGAACTGCTGCCCTGCGAGGGGCTGTTTGAGGAGTACCTGGAGATGG TGCTGCAGTTCGGCTTTGTCACCATCTTTGTGGCCGCCTGCCCGCTGGCCCCGCTCTTCGCGCTGCTCAACAACTGGGTGGAGCTGCGTGTGGACGCCCGCAAGTTCGTGTGCCAGTGCAGACGCCCGGTGGCCGAGCGCGCCCAGGACATCGGCGTCTGGTTCCACATCCTGGCGGCCATCACGCACCTGGCCGTCCTCAGCAAC GCCTACCTGCTGGCCTTCTCATCCGACTTCCTGCCACGCGCCTTCTACCGCTGGACACGGGACAGCCAACTGCGTGGCTTCCTCAACTTCACGCTGGCCCACGCGCCACCCACCTTCGCAGCCGCGCACAACCACACCTGCAG GTACGAGGCTTTCAGGGAAGATGATGGGCAGTTCTCCCGGACCTTCTGGAACCTTCTGGCCATCCGCCTGGCCTTTGTCATCGTGTTTGAG CACGTGGTGTTCTCTGTGGGCTGGGCCCTCGACCTCCTTGTGCCTGACGTCCCCGAGGCAGTGGGGATCAAGGTGAAGCGCGAGTACTACCTGGCCAAGCAGGCGCTGGCTGAGAACGAG GCTCTCTCTGGACCCAACGCAACTGAGGGTGTGAGGCCCCCCGGCTCAGAGACCAGGACAGAAGCTGGTGACCGAGGGCCATGGCCCAGAGCTCACAGGGTCACAGAGCCTGCAGGAGCGTGTCGTCCTTAG